In Citrus sinensis cultivar Valencia sweet orange chromosome 2, DVS_A1.0, whole genome shotgun sequence, a single genomic region encodes these proteins:
- the LOC102616339 gene encoding putative UPF0481 protein At3g02645, translating to MANCEHASIDVKRLAASLRENLETVQSLSEECCIYRVPQQTRCLNESDFTPQVISIGPLHHGKEELKEMEEHKRRNLKHFLKRTKVSMEEFLTLVKDKEAKLRSCYSKHIELTSDEIVTVILVDSIFMIEHLLRFSNRDLVTADDCIFEKPYIDIDNDLCSLENQLPFFILNDLFNLAKTATCDEQFEKVSLIKLIISLIRDLAADDLLIEENILEQHFSKAEHMLDLLRLCIEPSGESDDDDDEEENTVKPQNIPNVTELHQAGVKFQLGSGKNLLNITFNKGILEIPLLTIYETTESLFRNLLAFETVHCDNSYINDYIIMMRNLVVTAKDADKLVENGVIDNWTGDSQAVSNFLRNIDKQAILYADDFEYSVLVQDLKDYCRYPLHKWKANLKQNYFNTPWASISVIAAVVLLLLTIVQTVCSIIAL from the coding sequence ATGGCTAACTGCGAGCATGCATCAATTGATGTAAAAAGATTAGCAGCTTCTTTGAGAGAAAACTTGGAGACCGTGCAATCCTTATCCGAGGAGTGTTGCATATATAGAGTTCCCCAACAAACGCGGTGTCTAAATGAAAGTGATTTTACTCCACAAGTGATTTCTATCGGCCCGCTTCATCATGGTAAGGAAGAGTTAAAAGAAATGGAAGAGcataaaagaagaaacctCAAGCATTTTCTTAAACGAACCAAGGTAAGTATGGAGGAGTTTCTTACTCTTGTAAAGGATAAAGAAGCTAAATTGCGCAGCTGTtattcaaaacacattgaACTTACAAGTGATGAAATTGTTACAGTGATTTTAGTTGATTCCATCTTCATGATTGAGCACCTCCTCAGATTTTCTAATCGTGATTTGGTAACTGCTGATGATTGTATATTTGAAAAGccatatatagatatagacAATGACTTGTGCTCGCTAGAAAATCAGCttccttttttcattttaaacgACTTGTTCAATCTAGCGAAAACCGCAACGTGTGATGAACAATTCGAGAAAGTTTCCttgattaaattgattataagTCTGATCAGGGACTTGGCTGCTGATGATCTCTTGATAGAGGAGAATATTTTAGAGCAACACTTCTCGAAAGCTGAGCATATGCTTGATTTGCTTAGACTCTGTATTGAGCCGTCCGGTGAGtcggatgatgatgatgatgaagaagaaaatacaGTCAAACCTCAAAACATACCTAATGTGACGGAACTTCACCAAGCTGGAGTCAAGTTTCAGTTGGGATCAGGCAAAAATCTTCTCAACATCACATTCAATAAAGGGATTTTGGAAATTCCATTATTGACAATATATGAAACCACCGAAAGTTTGTTCCGAAATCTTCTTGCTTTCGAGACGGTGCATTGTGATAACAGCTATATAAATGACTATATTATAATGATGAGGAACCTCGTTGTCACTGCAAAAGATGCGGACAAGCTTGTTGAAAATGGAGTTATTGATAATTGGACAGGGGATAGTCAAGCAGTGTCAAATTTTCTACGCAATATTGACAAACAGGCTATATTATATGCTGATGATTTTGAGTATTCGGTTCTTGTTCAAGATCTAAAGGACTATTGCAGATACCCTTTGCACAAGTGGAAGGCAAACTTgaagcaaaattatttcaacacACCATGGGCATCTATCTCTGTCATTGCGGCTGTTGTCCTCCTCCTACTTACCATTGTGCAAACAGTTTGTTCCATCATCGCATTGTAG
- the LOC107174222 gene encoding UPF0481 protein At3g47200-like, which yields MENMEHASIDMEKLADSLSGKFKTLHPLSEKCCIYRVPPPKRRVHPSHYTPQMVSIGPLHHGNPELEAMEEHKIRYMEHFLQRTKVHMARFLSLIKEKEVELRNCYAETINLESDEFTAIILVDAIFLIEYFLRIGKHDFITNDDRILGKPWLFKHIRLDLLLLENQIPLFILSDLFNLAKTATYGDCYEGLSLITIICKPLLNLFELRLPIGENMFQTHFPRAKHFLDLLNLYLQPSQPRVQSALKKQRIPSSKELHQAGVKFKSASSKNLLDITFNNGILEIPFLTVYDSTECLFRNLIAFEILHGHTRYLNDYVTIMSFLVDTQKDAEFLMQNEIIGLGKTGRFLTTFQSLIPDCEHNKNFQYSGLTADLHAYCKIPCHEWKANLKQNYFNTPWASISVIAAVILLLLTIAQTVCAIIAL from the coding sequence atggaaaacaTGGAGCATGCATCTATTGATATGGAGAAGTTAGCAGATTCTTTGAGTGGGAAGTTCAAGACCTTGCATCCCTTATCCGAAAAGTGTTGCATCTACAGAGTTCCTCCCCCCAAGCGGCGTGTTCATCCAAGCCATTACACCCCACAGATGGTTTCAATTGGCCCGCTTCACCATGGTAACCCAGAGTTAGAAGCCATGGAAGAGCATAAAATAAGATACATGGAACATTTTCTTCAACGAACTAAGGTACACATGGCACGTTTCCTTTCATTAATTAAGGAAAAGGAAGTAGAATTGCGCAATTGTTATGCAGAAACCATTAATCTTGAAAGTGATGAGTTCACAGCAATCATATTAGTGGATGCTATCTTTCTCATCGAGTACTTTCTCAGAATTGGTAAGCATGATTTCATAACTAATGATGATCGAATATTAGGAAAACCATGGCTGTTTAAGCACATCAGACTTGACTTATTGCTGCTAGAAAATCAGATTCCACTGTTCATCCTCAGTGACTTGTTTAATCTTGCCAAAACGGCAACATATGGTGACTGCTATGAGGGGCTTTCATTGATCACTATTATCTGCAAGCCCCTACTAAATCTTTTTGAGCTACGTCTCCCCATAGGGGAGAATATGTTCCAAACCCACTTTCCAAGAGCAAAACATTTTCTTGATCTACTAAACCTGTATCTCCAACCATCCCAACCGCGCGTCCAAAGTGCATTAAAAAAGCAACGCATTCCTAGCTCAAAGGAACTTCACCAAGCTGGAGTCAAGTTTAAGTCTGCGTCAAGCAAAAATCTACTTGACATTACTTTCAATAACGGAATTTTGGAGATTCCATTTCTGACAGTGTATGATTCCACGGAGTGTCTTTTCAGGAATCTTATAGCTTTCGAGATTTTGCATGGCCATACTCGCTACCTTAATGActatgttacaattatgaGTTTCCTCGTCGACACTCAGAAGGATGCGGAGTTCCTCATGCAGAATGAAATTATTGGATTGGGAAAAACTGGAAGATTTTTAACAACTTTTCAGAGCCTTATCCCAGACTGCgagcataataaaaatttccaGTACTCTGGTCTTACTGCAGATCTACATGCCTATTGCAAAATACCTTGTCATGAGTGGAAGGCAAATTTgaagcaaaattatttcaacacTCCATGGGCGTCTATCTCTGTCATTGCAGCTGTTATTCTCCTTCTTCTCACCATTGCACAAACAGTTTGTGCTATCATCGCGTTGTAG
- the LOC107174955 gene encoding UPF0481 protein At3g47200-like — protein MANSEHVSVDVKKIAASLKENLQTMHPLSEECCIYRVPQKTRCLNESEFTPQVISIGPLHHGKEELKEMEEHKRRYLKHFLQRTKVSIEELLTLIKDKEAKLRSYYSESIELTSDAFVTMILVDSIFMIEHLLRFSNRKLVTNDDRVFGKPYIDIDRDLCLLENQLPFFILNDLFILAKTTSHGEVLDGLSLIELIISLISDLAADDLLIEKNILQQHFSEAEHILDLLRLCLEPSVELNDDDQEELNDDDQEDTIRTQNIPSATELHQAGVKFQLGSTKHLLEITFNKGILEIPLLTIYDTTEGLFRNLHAFETVHCASCYINDYIIMMKNLVVTANDAELLVQNGVIDNWTGDSQAVSNSLRNLDRQATLYANNFRYSDLVQDLKTYCRYPLHKWKANLKQNYFNTPWASISVIAAVVLLLLTIIQTVCSIIAL, from the coding sequence ATGGCTAACAGCGAGCATGTATCAGTTGATGTGAAAAAAATAGCAGCTTCATTGAAAGAAAACTTGCAGACCATGCATCCCTTATCCGAAGAGTGTTGCATATATAGAGTTCCTCAGAAAACAAGGTGTCTAAATGAAAGCGAATTTACTCCACAAGTGATTTCCATTGGCCCGCTTCATCATGGTAAAGAAGAGTTAAAAGAAATGGAAGAGCATAAAAGAAGATACCTAAAACATTTTCTTCAACGAACTAAGGTAAGTATCGAGGAGCTTCTTACGCTTATAAAGGATAAGGAAGCTAAACTGCGCAGCTATTATTCAGAAAGCATTGAACTTACAAGTGACGCATTTGTTACAATGATTTTAGTTGATTCCATCTTCATGATTGAGCACCTCCTCAGATTTTCTAATCGTAAGTTGGTAACTAATGATGATCGTGTATTTGGAAAACCCTATATAGATATTGACAGGGACCTGTGTTTGCTAGAAAATCAGCTTccatttttcattctaaacGACTTGTTCATTCTAGCGAAAACCACATCACATGGTGAAGTGCTCGACGGACTTTCCTTGATTGAATTGATTATAAGTCTGATCAGTGATTTGGCTGCTGATGATCTCTTGATAGAGAAGAATATTTTACAGCAACATTTTTCGGAAGCTGAACATATTCTTGATTTGCTTAGACTCTGTCTTGAGCCGTCAGTTGAGttgaatgatgatgatcagGAAGAGttgaatgatgatgatcagGAAGATACAATCAGAACTCAAAACATACCGAGTGCAACGGAACTTCACCAAGCCGGAGTCAAGTTTCAGTTGGGGTCAACTAAGCATCTGCTCGAAATCACATTCAACAAAGGAATTCTGGAAATTCCATTACTGACAATATATGACACCACCGAAGGTTTGTTCCGAAATCTACATGCTTTTGAGACAGTGCATTGTGCCAGCTGCTATATAAATGACTATATTATTATGATGAAGAACCTCGTTGTCACTGCAAACGATGCGGAATTACTTGTTCAAAACGGAGTTATTGATAATTGGACAGGTGATAGTCAAGCAGTGTCAAATTCTTTACGCAATCTTGACAGACAGGCAACGTTGTATGCTAATAATTTTCGGTATTCGGATCTTGTTCAAGATCTAAAGACCTATTGCAGATACCCATTGCACAAGTGGAAGGCAAACTTgaagcaaaattatttcaatactCCATGGGCATCTATCTCTGTCATTGCAGCTGTTGTTCTCCTTCTACTCACCATCATACAAACAGTTTGTTCTATCATTGCATTGTAG